One window of Quercus robur chromosome 12, dhQueRobu3.1, whole genome shotgun sequence genomic DNA carries:
- the LOC126708731 gene encoding pentatricopeptide repeat-containing protein At2g22410, mitochondrial-like: MKPLLPSQNSISLLLSALTLRSQLHLHSLSLRPFSSISTNKAKWNSTTNVIITNPTLLIMESCTTMLQLKQIQAHMTRTALITHTFPVSRVLAFCALADSGDIQYARVLFSQIERPNTYMWNTMIRGYCKAKIPTIGFSFFRQMARECVEMDRRSFVFALKACEQFCTVLEGESVHCWIWKMGFDSDLVVRNGLVHFYAECGCLNFAREVFDQSFERDVVTWTSMIDGYVVHNCSEEALKLFNSMLMSDVEPNEVTMIAVLSACSLKGDLTMGKSIHEYIKKRNVNYSLNLQNAMLDMYVKCGCLVAAREVFDDMKIRDVFSWTIMVNGYAKFGELDLARKFFDAMPEKNVVSWNAMIAGYSQNNQPEEALKLFRNLVGVGLHPIENTLVCVLSACGQLGSLDLGQWIHHYYINQKQIQPSVILANAFIDMYAKCGSIDAAAMIFNETVERDLVSWNSMIAGYASHGHATKALVLFDEMINMGFKPDEITFVGVLSACSHGGLVSVGQEYFKSMNRNFGIEPTVEHYACVIDLFGRVGLLEEAYELITKMPMEASVAAWGALLNACRMHGNVEVGKLSAFKLLDLDPEDSGIYSLLANICAHERRWGDVRMVRSMMRERGVKKTPGSSLIEVEGEFYEFLVADGSHPQSEDIYRVLNEIFLLSKVEDSVPGTKLN; this comes from the coding sequence ATGAAACCCCTTCTTCCTTCTCAAAACTCGATCTCACTACTCCTCTCTGCTCTCACTCTCAGATCTCAACTACACCTCCACTCTCTCAGCCTCAGGCCATTCTCTTCAATTTCCACCAACAAAGCCAAATGGAACTCAACCACCAACGTAATCATCACCAACCCAACTCTGCTAATCATGGAGTCATGCACCACCATGCTCCAACTCAAACAAATTCAAGCCCACATGACCCGCACTGCCCTCATCACTCACACTTTCCCTGTCAGCCGAGTCCTAGCATTTTGCGCTTTGGCTGATTCTGGTGACATTCAATATGCCCGTGTGCTTTTTTCTCAGATTGAAAGACCCAATACTTATATGTGGAACACTATGATCAGGGGCTACTGTAAAGCCAAAATTCCCACCATTGGGTTTTCATTTTTTCGTCAAATGGCTCGAGAATGCGTCGAAATGGATCGCCGGAGCTTTGTTTTTGCGCTCAAGGCGTGCGAGCAGTTTTGTACAGTTTTAGAGGGGGAATCAGTTCACTGTTGGATTTGGAAGATGGGTTTTGATTCGGATTTAGTAGTGAGAAATGGGTTGGTTCATTTTTATGCTGAATGTGGGTGTCTGAATTTTGCACGTGAAGTGTTTGATCAAAGTTTTGAAAGAGATGTTGTTACGTGGACCTCGATGATTGATGGATATGTGGTGCATAATTGTTCGGAGGAGGCATTGAAATTGTTTAATTCAATGTTAATGAGTGATGTTGAGCCAAATGAGGTTACTATGATTGCTGTACTTTCAGCGTGCTCCCTAAAGGGGGACTTAACTATGGGAAAAAGTATCCATGAGTATATAAAAAAGAGGAACGTTAATTATAGCCTGAATTTGCAAAACGCTATGTTGGATATGTATGTAAAATGTGGTTGCTTGGTTGCTGCTAGGGAGGTTTTTGATGACATGAAAATTAGAGATGTGTTTTCATGGACTATTATGGTTAATGGGTATGCTAAGTTTGGTGAGTTGGATTTAGCAAGGAAGTTTTTTGATGCCATGCCTGAAAAAAATGTGGTCTCTTGGAATGCAATGATTGCAGGTTATTCTCAGAATAATCAACCAGAGGAAGCATTGAAGTTGTTTCGTAACTTGGTGGGAGTTGGTTTGCATCCAATAGAGAACACATTGGTCTGTGTGCTCTCTGCTTGTGGTCAACTGGGTTCTTTGGATTTGGGTCAATGGATTCACCACTACTATATTAATCAAAAGCAGATTCAACCTAGTGTGATCCTGGCAAATGCATTTATTGACATGTATGCTAAATGTGGGAGTATTGATGCAGCTGCAATGATTTTTAACGAAACGGTGGAGAGAGATTTGGTTTCTTGGAATTCCATGATTGCTGGATATGCTTCTCATGGACATGCTACAAAAGCCCTTGTCCTTTTCGATGAGATGATTAATATGGGATTTAAGCCTGATGAAATCACATTTGTGGGTGTCTTATCGGCTTGCAGTCATGGTGGTTTGGTTTCTGTCGGTCAAGAATATTTCAAAAGTATGAATAGAAATTTTGGGATAGAACCAACGGTTGAACACTATGCTTGCGTGATTGATTTATTTGGTCGAGTGGGGCTACTAGAAGAAGCTTAtgaattaataacaaaaatgcCTATGGAAGCAAGTGTCGCTGCATGGGGCGCCCTTCTTAATGCTTGTAGAATGCATGGGAATGTTGAGGTGGGTAAGCTTTCTGCCTTTAAGCTTTTAGACTTGGATCCTGAAGATAGTGGTATCTATTCATTGCTTGCAAATATTTGTGCTCATGAGAGAAGATGGGGTGATGTAAGGATGGTTAGAAGtatgatgagagagagaggggttaaGAAAACTCCTGGTAGTAGCTTGATAGAGGTCGAGGGTGAGTTTTATGAATTTTTGGTTGCTGATGGATCGCACCCTCAATCTGAAGATATTTATAGGGTATTAAACGAAATATTTTTGCTGTCCAAAGTGGAAGACTCTGTTCCTGGTACTAAACTCAATTAA